A single region of the Silene latifolia isolate original U9 population chromosome 8, ASM4854445v1, whole genome shotgun sequence genome encodes:
- the LOC141594399 gene encoding GDSL esterase/lipase At4g16230-like gives MATSKLFLHVFLLYFLLLACIVNAKHVNAGNVQGMFILGSSVVDNGNNNFNPDTTAKANYAPYGVDFPSGATGRFSNGKNIADILAECLGLPLIPAFADPRTKGGAITHGVNFGSGGSGILDDTGSIVGKVTTLNEQIDNFEKETLPALEAQVGSQRAAILPNYLFLIAAGNNDYLLNYFIGRQLLTPQAFAAKLISVYSNQLKRLYNLGARRFILVSVYPLGCSPVVSRGLGCLPIQNGVVSIFYDQLISMVDGLKQQLPASDIVVLNSVKLITDVINNAGAAGFSNTNGSCCQLSVNGASCQENGSVCNDRKSYVYFDGQHNTEALNVAFVGKAFASADKSDVYPVNLQNLLHTNF, from the exons ATGGCTACTTCCAAATTGTTCCTTCATGTCTTCCTCCTCTATTTCCTCCTGTTGGCTTGCATAGTCAACGCAAAGCACGTAAACGCCGGAAATGTACAAGGCATGTTCATTCTTGGTAGTTCGGTGGTCGACAACGGAAACAACAATTTTAATCCGGATACTACCGCTAAGGCGAACTATGCACCATACGGGGTTGATTTCCCGTCTGGTGCAACCGGTCGATTCTCAAATGGGAAGAATATCGCGGATATACTTGCGGAGTGTCTCGGCCTGCCTCTAATTCCGGCGTTTGCTGATCCTAGGACTAAAGGGGGTGCAATCACTCATGGTGTCAACTTTGGGTCTGGTGGCTCTGGTATCCTTGATGATACCGGTTCCATTGTG GGAAAGGTGACAACATTAAATGAACAAATAGATAACTTTGAGAAGGAGACATTGCCAGCATTGGAAGCACAAGTAGGATCACAAAGAGCAGCAATACTCCCTAACTACTTATTCCTAATTGCTGCCGGAAATAATGACTACCTCCTTAATTATTTCATAGGAAGACAACTCCTTACTCCTCAAGCTTTTGCTGCAAAGCTCATCTCCGTTTATTCCAATCAACTTAAG AGATTATACAACTTGGGAGCAAGGAGGTTCATTTTGGTGTCGGTGTATCCCTTAGGATGCAGTCCAGTTGTGAGTCGTGGTCTGGGGTGCTTGCCAATACAAAACGGTGTCGTTTCCATATTTTACGACCAGTTGATATCTATGGTTGATGGACTCAAACAACAATTACCTGCTTCTGATATTGTTGTTCTCAATTCTGTCAAACTCATCACTGATGTCATCAATAATGCTGGAGCAGCAG GATTTAGCAATACAAATGGGTCATGTTGTCAATTATCAGTAAATGGAGCATCATGCCAAGAAAATGGGAGCGTCTGCAATGATAGAAAAAGCTACGTCTATTTTGATGGCCAACATAACACAGAAGCTCTAAACGTAGCGTTTGTTGGCAAGGCTTTTGCCTCAGCTGACAAGTCTGATGTTTACCCTGTCAATCTCCAAAATCTTCTGCATACTAATTTTTGA